A genomic window from Streptomyces mirabilis includes:
- the purD gene encoding phosphoribosylamine--glycine ligase, whose protein sequence is MKVLVIGSGAREHALCRSLSLDPDVTALHCAPGNAGIAETAELHPVDALDGAAVAALATELGAELVIVGPEAPLVAGVADAVRAAGIPCFGPSEEAAQLEGSKAFAKDVMAGAGVPTARSYVCTTPEEVDEALDAFGAPYVVKDDGLAAGKGVVVTDDLAKARAHAIACDRVVIEEFLDGPEVSLFAITDGETVVPLQPAQDFKRALDGDEGPNTGGMGAYSPLPWADPKLVEEVMETVLQPTVDELRRRGTPFSGLLYAGLAITSRGVRVIEFNARFGDPETQVVLARLKTPLAGVLLAAAEGTLADLAPLRWSDDAAVTVVVASHNYPDTPRTGDPITGLDEVAALDAPHAYVLHAGTKHDGDAVVSAGGRVLSVTATGTDLTEARARAYAAVARIGLDGSQHRTDIAAKAAADATTDVTTEA, encoded by the coding sequence GTGAAGGTCCTTGTCATCGGTAGCGGCGCCCGCGAACACGCCCTGTGCCGTTCCCTGTCCCTCGACCCCGACGTCACCGCTCTGCACTGCGCCCCCGGGAACGCAGGCATCGCGGAGACGGCCGAGCTGCACCCGGTCGACGCCCTCGACGGCGCCGCCGTGGCCGCGCTGGCCACCGAGCTCGGCGCCGAGCTGGTGATCGTGGGACCGGAGGCGCCGCTCGTCGCCGGGGTCGCCGACGCCGTGCGCGCGGCGGGCATCCCCTGCTTCGGCCCCTCCGAGGAGGCCGCGCAGCTGGAGGGCTCCAAGGCCTTCGCCAAGGATGTGATGGCAGGGGCGGGCGTCCCCACGGCACGTTCGTACGTCTGCACGACGCCCGAGGAGGTCGACGAGGCGCTCGACGCCTTCGGCGCCCCGTACGTCGTGAAGGACGACGGGCTCGCCGCCGGCAAGGGTGTCGTCGTGACCGACGACCTCGCGAAGGCCCGCGCGCACGCCATCGCCTGCGACCGCGTCGTCATCGAGGAGTTCCTCGACGGCCCCGAGGTCTCCCTCTTCGCGATCACCGACGGCGAGACGGTCGTCCCGCTCCAGCCCGCCCAGGACTTCAAGCGCGCGCTGGACGGCGACGAGGGCCCGAACACCGGCGGCATGGGCGCGTACTCGCCCCTCCCGTGGGCGGACCCGAAGCTGGTCGAGGAGGTCATGGAGACCGTCCTCCAGCCGACCGTCGACGAGCTGCGCCGCCGCGGTACGCCCTTCTCCGGCCTTCTCTACGCGGGTCTGGCGATCACGAGCCGCGGTGTACGGGTGATCGAGTTCAACGCCCGTTTCGGCGACCCGGAGACCCAGGTGGTCCTGGCCCGGCTGAAGACCCCGCTCGCGGGCGTCCTGCTCGCCGCCGCCGAAGGCACCCTCGCCGATCTGGCGCCGCTGCGCTGGAGCGACGACGCGGCGGTCACCGTGGTCGTGGCCTCCCACAACTACCCCGACACCCCGCGCACCGGCGACCCGATCACCGGGCTCGACGAGGTGGCGGCGCTGGACGCCCCGCACGCGTACGTCCTGCACGCCGGGACGAAGCACGACGGCGACGCGGTCGTCAGCGCGGGCGGCCGGGTCCTCTCCGTCACGGCGACCGGCACCGACCTCACCGAGGCCCGCGCCCGCGCCTACGCGGCGGTCGCCCGCATCGGCCTCGACGGTTCGCAGCACCGTACGGACATCGCGGCGAAGGCGGCGGCGGACGCCACGACCGACGTCACGACCGAGGCGTAG